The Thunnus maccoyii chromosome 12, fThuMac1.1, whole genome shotgun sequence genomic interval CCTCTGTGGAGCCGCGGGCCAATGAGCGCCCGCCGAGCTCTCTGAACCCCGCCCACAAGCCTATATTAAAGGTTCGGCCGTAAGCAGCGTTGGCCACTGGCACAATATCATTCTGATCGATCCGCTAACCGAGGAGAGGGATTTACTTTATTCAACCTTTCATTTCAGCCGTCCTTTATTTTATTGAACTAAAACAATGGCAGACACACAAGTTGACTCCGGCTCGGATATCTCTGCCAAGGTAAGCCGCCTTACTCCTCCACCGGAGCCGCCTCTGTCTCTCACTAAGCCCCTCAGCAGAATAAAGCTTTTCCAGCCTGTAAcctagatttttaaaaaacctttCGTCGTCGCTTCGCGCTCATTCCGGCGAAGTGGGAGCCTGTTGGACGAACCGGAGGCGGATAAAGAGCGGAAAGAACCAGTGTTCACGTctcttttttttgaaaactgctGGAAAATGTCACTAAAATTAAGCGGGGGGTCTCAGCACCGCATCATGGAAACAGGCTGCGTTCATTGTCCGGAGAGTAACAGTCTGCGCGGGTTCTTTGTTTATACAAGCGGCTCGGTTCTCCTCCGCGAAACACGCACATCAAGTCCGAACACACAGCAGCCTCTCCAGCTCACACTTCACGGGTATTTGGGCTCATTCTCAGCGGCTCTTATCGCACAATTGACGCGCCTATTCGCACATTTATTCCACATCTCTGCAGGCTGCTTAACGCGAATTAATTCGAAGGTAAATCCCGCTTCCAGTGGAAGAGAAACACTAATATCCCGGGTTGTCTTATTAATAGAGCGATAACGAGCTGCTGGAGCTGAGCAACGGAGTTAAACGGGATTTCTGAGGCTCCAGCTGGGTTTGTAGTGTGAAGTTGGTCCGTTTGAATggagcacagacagacagacaggcggtGCGTAATTCACACCGATGTCAACTTTCGGGGCTCGCCACTTCCAGCCTTctcattatttgtttgtttgtggtccCGTTTTTAAAAGGCACCGGCGGGCCTGCACCGTCCGACCCGGTTTGTTTACCGACACAGGAAGGTCGACGGCGGCTGCTTAATCAGCCTCCGTTTACCGGAGAGACTCTCTCACAGCGCGCCGCGGCTTCCGCTTTTTCTTCAGTATTTTTGGAGCATGTTTGCAGGGCGCGTTTATGTCTCAGGGgaaaagtttttctttctcttttttttgtaatgcagCCCACTTCtctctccgtgtgtgtgtgttagtgtgtatgtgtgtgtgtgtgtgtgtgtgtgtgtgtgtgtgtgtggccggGCTGTGGAGGTGTGATGTGACGGTGCTGGTTTTCCCCTCTTTGTGATCCGTCACCGGCTGGGCTTTCTTCCTCTAACCAGACCATCTTTGTGCTTTCTTAAATGTTAATTTCCGTCCAGTTGGACTTTGGATTAGATCGGGTAAAACTTTAATAGCCCCCGCGGGGGGAGTCGGTCTCCGCAGCAGCAGGGGAGAATAGGATCCAGCCTGTAGATAATAAAGGCAGCAGCGAGCCGCGGAGGTGAATAATTATGAGTGATTATAACAAATGAACATATGGATAAGGTGGAGAGGGAAAAGTTGGGGGGCCTGGCATTAACGCGGATAATCCGGGGTGCCTGTTCAGACACTATTTATAGTTTGGAGCATTTTTACGCACAAGCGCCTTTTTACGCACAGCCAGTCGGTCTGTCGATGAGTGAGCGGAGCTCCGAGTTGAACTGAGGCTCATTTGTCTCCTGCCAAGGAGCCGCTGATGCTCCTAAACAGCTTAATGGATTTTAACCAATAAGATTATGTaaagcaattaatcaataacaGTGTATGTGTTGGATGCGTGCAGCGCGGAAAAAATGGCTGTGAACGGACGATGTCGACAAATAGAGGAAACCGAGCGCTATTAATAGGCTCGGCGGGCGGTTTTCCGGTCAAAGTGGAGGAGAAAAAGCCCCTGAAGGTGTTTTTGGTGTTGTGTTTGCGGCTCCAGCCTCGCAGCGCTGCCTTATTTTCGCTTTTCTCGCCTGCCATGTGTCGTCTTCTATTGTCCTTTCCAGCCTCCGTTACAACAAGCGGCCAGCAGCAGCGTGCGTCGCGCTCGCCgccgccgcctcctcctccccctcctctttcctcaccacctcctccccccctctcctcctcctcctcctcctcctccccccctgcTCCTGCGCCCTCCTGTGTTATTTTAAACGGAGCGGTGCATCCTGGGTATTGCAGTGCCTCTCCCGGGCGTGTCTCGTGACATATGGCGGCGACGGCAGCCCGCGGAAGACTACAATACCCAGAGTGCCCCAGGGGCCACATCAAAGTATCAGATTACAACACATTAGAGGGGAtggagtgggaggaggaggacgaggggAGGATCTGCAGAGACCAGTATGGTGTTTAAATAAGAAGGCTTCATTCTGACAAGAGAGGGCTGAAAACTGCAGCTCCCAGCAAGCACTGGGGCTCCTCTAACTAGGCCATTAGGTAGAAGGGCAGGTAGCAGCACAAGTTTGAATACATCAGCTGAaacattatgaatatttttgaaCTTTTCAAAGTTTTagtttctaatgttttttttttttgtctccatcaggacctgaaagagaagaagctggtggaggagaaggagaacgGCAAAGATGCTGCCACCAACGGAAAGGTAACACCTGCCGGTTCCAgcttcacttaaaaaaaaaaacatttaaagtttgtATCTGTACAGCTTCAGCGAGACACTTAAACTGGTTTTGTCGTTTCCAGGAGAACGATGAGAACGGCGAACCCGAAGTAGACGatgaagaagacgaagaagtGGACGAGGAGGACGAGGAAGATGACGGAGAAGGTGCCTgggagatttttatttttttactttgatgtttttttccccccaaaaccTACAAAAGTCTCACTCTGCTCTTTTCATCCCGCAGGCGacgaggaagacgaggaggatgatgaggatgatatCGAGGGCGGCACAAAACGGGCAGCTGaggacgacgacgacgacgacgaggTGAGACGACAACGACTCTTAAAAGCACCGAATCTGAGGGACCAATCAGGCCACAAGTCCGCCAGCTGACTAACCctccatcatcttcttcttcttcttcttctttcaggaCGACGTCGAAACCAAGAAGCAGAAAACCGACGACGATGATTGATGCGTTTCCCCCCCGCGCCATCCTGCTGAACCACTTCCTGATTCTTCACCTCTGACCGTTTTTATAAGTCACAGGTGGAGGGGCTGGAGGACTgatttaagataaaaaaataataataaaaaaaaatccaacatggTCATTAGCAAGTAGAGTTCAACAACATCCACCACGTCCACACACACTCGATCTCCCCTCAAAACTGCGACAAATTTTCTAGAGGAACTTGCCACCACAGCGACGCAGAAATCCGGcttctcaacaacaacaacacgaAAGGagaatttgtttgtatttttatttacattttatatttttgtacatattgTTAGGAGGGGGGGTCAGTTTCTCTCTCGGCAGCGATCTCGTCAGACCAAATCGGTGCTTCTTTAACGAAAAGATTTTACTTGGTTGACCATGTTATGATATCTCAACAGatactagaaaaaaaaaacatgttaaaaaaaaaagctaaaaaaacattgaaagaCAACCTCTTCAGCCGTTGAACTCAGAGCATTCCAGTAAATTTAATGTATGTACTTTAGCTGTACCATAACTAGTTTGTTTGTATGGGAGGGTAAGGCCAAAGAAAAGagcctcttttctttttccttttttttttcttttgtttttgtcagcgactttttttgttttatgacgGCCTGTTTTGATGTATGTGCGAAGTTtgttgtttaacaataaaccGGACTTTTATTTTGTGAGTTGTACTTTGTATCTCTGCtggtttcttcctcttccttcttcctcctcttctccctctccctctctgtcggCAGTGACGGAGGATTGTCGGAGCCGTTCAGGTGGAGGTGAGCTCACAGGGCTTCTTTTAAAGAGGTTCAGGTTAGCACACAggaagtaactaagtacatttactcaagtactcaAATACAGGTTTAAAATACTCAggaatttccatttttattgtgtttgataCTTAACTACATTTATGagtaaaatattgtattttttttgatCGCTGTAGTTCCttaaattacaattttacaaaaacaatcttAAACTATAAAGcaaatttaaagatgaaacccTCCTTGATAGGAGCTGTAGCTGAGAACAGAAGAGTTATAATTAGAAATACTgctaatgatgataataataatgaggaTAGTTAAATTAATAGAATGACTCACCAatagtggaaagtaactaagtacatttactcaagtactgcacttgaGTATACTTTTGACGTACttgattatttctatttttatttaaactgtgcTGCATTTCAGAAGGATTATTGCACTTTTTTACTTCACATTTACAATAACACTTATAAATCACAACACATTGTAAAGATTAAACTAGTATTTGTGAGGCTCCTAATAGGACCTGTAGCTGTGAGTTATAATCAGTAGAACTACTACCACTGAGGACAGTTACATTAATGTTTCACAGAATCACTATTTAGTGTTTATCTTTAcaaatgtttacatgtgtgatacagaatatcaccactgatggaaagtaactaagtacatttacttgtactttacttgagtatttccatgtgatgctactttctacatttcagagggaaatattgtactttctactccactacatttatttgacagctttagttacttttcagatgcagatttgacacaatggataatataacaagcttttaaaatacaacacattgttaaagatgaaaccagtggtttccaacctttttgtcttttgacgtcttacaaaaagcagtgtgtagtcggggtcacatttcacatgtctatgagttgttaacagctccaccaaatagtgatttttccctctaaacttctcacatgctttcatttcaataaatgttcaaatgatccaatatttcagcaaaaatcaaagattagagaaaaagtccaaaaactgaaaacagatttgtgtatcagaactttgttttttgagtattttattttgtagtattggtacttttactttggtAAAGTATCTGAGCACTTCTTCCAGCTCTGTTGGACAGCAGCCTGGTTTCCTGTCGGCGCAGCAACAGTTAAAGTATCTCATAAACTTGGAGGTGAAACTTTATTGAAACAGAGTTTACACACAGAGCTTTACAGGCGGGAGAGAAAAGACAGCAGCAAACGAGTAAAATACTAGATTCCCTCTTTAATGTCTTCTTTCACAGTAACATGCTGTGTATCCTCTTTGCAGCTCTTTATTATGGGAGTTTAGTAGTTGTATAGTTGAAATACATGagtttgtgcatcattttacaCCACTGGAAGAAGTCATCAGATACATACAAGACAATATATTACAGTAAgtggttttatctgttttattataaaatcttatcattttacaatgtttctaCTTAAAGTTGCTGCTTTGTATGAATCACTTAGTGTTTTGGGCTTGAAATGGGCTCTAAAAGTTAAGATTGTTAttacaaatacaacataaaagTGCACAAACATTATTACAGAAATGAAGTGAAAGTATTTAATTCagaatccccccccccaaaaaatgtcttctttctcagattgtttcatttgaaggattttttaaGGTCTGAAGGggttaaaatattcaatatttcacaagaaaataagtgaaatgacacaaaaagacacatttagtGCAACAGAAGTACTTTATGTTTGACTTTTATATTACTTTAATCAGAAATAATCTCTGCAGCTTGTATCTTTGACGTCCTGATCCCAAGTTAGGAACCGTGAATTATTAGTATTAATGCATTCATCTGTAAGCAGCATTGAAAAGTTGTAGCTAAAGTCACTCAGTGACTCAGTGAGCTGTTTGCTGTCGGTACAGTTTCCACtgctgagtctttttttttttttttttcctgtcagttCAGGACAAACATGACGGAGCCTGAACGAGAGGAGGAGGATCTGAACTGTGTTCGGTCATGTCGGCTGCAGCCTGCAGGGCCGAAAAACTGACAGAGGAAGAAgttcacacacagaggaatgtTAAACACACCGCAGGAGCCTCATTACACACACCGACACAGGATGATGGAAACCTGGAGACACGTTGGCTCTATTCAGAGAGTTACTGTACAGGTGTTTGTGTTGATGGGATACATTCAGGAAGTGGCTGCAtgaatattctgtattttcttattttttcaaggattcatttacatatattatttttaatatttgagtttttttttataaggtcgaacatttgtttttgatggttttgaaTGAGACCAGTCAACAAACAGGATTTTTTCAcccaaaaacacaaattcaccaaaaaaaaaaggaacagcaAAGGATATTTTaagcatattttattatttaaaatatgtttttaaaacatttttggggaaaaaaatataaaatgtgaaattttaaaTTACACAATTTCTACAAAATTTGAAATTTCTCTATATATTTTCCAATTTttaagtactgtatttatattttttaactatatatagtttatgtcattttattttatttatgtattgtttatatatttagagttgatatatatataattgacTAATATATTATAAACTTTATATTATTTGAAGCTGGAGTACgagacttttgtctcccccctctggcagtgaCAGTAGAGGGGGACGCTccgctgtgattggctgactcTGACATCCAGCAGCTCTGATGTGACTACAGTTCAGTACCACAGTCACACTGAAGACACATTAAACACTGCCTGAACTTTAAACGCTCAATAAAAGAGctcaattaaaatgaacagtaaaACCAGCAAAGTCCAACAAGTCCAGCTGTCAGACAGGATGATGTTACTGTagtattaataattctgttgtACTAATGATACTGTCTTAATAATGTTACTATAGTAATAATGTTACTATAGTAATAATGTTACTGTGGTAATAATGTTACTATAGTaataatgttactgttgtaataatgttactgtagtattgataattCTGTTGTACTAATGATACTGTCTTAATAATGTTACTATAGTAATAATGTTACTATAGTAATGATGTTACTGTGGTAATAATGTTACTGTGGTAATGATGTTACTATAGTAATAATGATACTGtgataataatattattgttgTACTAATGATACTGTCTTAATAATGTTTACCGTGgttataatgttactgtagtaataatgatactgtagtattaatattattgttgtAATAATGTTACTATAGTAATAATGTTACTGTAGTAACAATATTATTGTTGTAATAATGATACTGTGAAATTAATATTACTGTTGTAATAATGTTACTGTGGTAATAATGATACTGTATTAATAATGTTACTGTGTTAATAATGTTACTGTGGTaataatgttattgttgtaataaTGATACTGTGGTATTAATATTACTGTTGTAATAATGTTACTGTAGTAATAATGATACTGTGTTAATAATGTTACTGTGTTAATAATGTTACTGTGGTAATAATGATACTGTATTAATAATGTTACTGTGTTAATAATGTTACTGTGGTAATAATGATACTGTATTAATAATGTTACTGTGTTAATAATGTTACTGTGGTaataatgttattgttgtaataaTGATACTGTGGTATTAATATTACTGTTGTAATAATGTTACTGTAGTAATAATGATATTGTGTTAATAATGTTACTGTAGTAATAATGATACTGTATTAATAATGTTACTGTGTTAATAATGTTACTGTGGTaataatgttattgttgtaataaTGATACTGTGGTATTAATATTACTGTTGTAATAATGTTACTGTAGTAATAATGATACTGTGTTAATAATGTTACTGTGTTAATAATGTTACTGTAGTAATAATGATACTGTGTTAATAATGTTACTGTGTTAATAATGTTACTGTGGGAATAATGATAATGTGTTAATAATGATACTGTGTTaataatgttattgttgtaataaTGATACTGTGGTATAAATATTACTGTGGTAATAATGTCATTGTTGTAATAATGATATTGTGTTaataatgttattgttgtaataaTGATACTGTGGTATAAATATTACTGTGGTaataatgttattgttgtaataaTGATATTGTCTTAATAATGATATTGTGTTAATGTTATTGTGTTAATAATGTTATTGTGTTAATAATGATACTGTGTTAATAATGTTACTGTGGTaataatgttattgttgtaatGATACTGTGTTAATAATGTTACTGTGGTaataatgttattgttgtaataatgatattgtgttaataatgttattgttgtaataatgttactgtgttaataatgttattgttgtaataatgatactgtattaataatgttactgtgttaataatgttattgttgtaataatgttactgtgttaataatgttattgttgtaataatgttactgtggtaataatgttattgttgtaataatgatattgtgttaataatgttattgttgtaCTCGTCTGCATCTCAGTCTGCTGCAGCTTAAGTCCATCAGATCTCTGAGTGGAAAACCTAAAATCCGACTTACCTCAGCAGGTGGTCTGGATCGGTGCGCAGCAGCTCCCTGCAGCTCTCACATGGTTCCTCCcaaagcagagcagcagagctcaGGGACGGTCCATTACtgcagggagggggggggggggaggtttAACAACAGGAAGAGTTAGTGAGGTTATTAATCCTGCAGTGTTTGCAGAGCAGAACTGAGTCGAGTTTCTTCCACTTTGGACTCTACAGCAGGTCATCAAGGTCAAAGCAGCTTTAATGATTATCTTCTCTTTAACATAACTTCTCACTGAGCTCCAGCAGCTTTTGTAATGGTCTAAAACAACCTGCAGGTCCCGACCCTGCAAAGGGTCACATGACAAATATAAgggggtcacaagatgatttaaaagatttttagTAAGCACATACTCATATTCTGCTAGCTCCCTCCATCCCAGCATGTTTACAAAATGCGTCAGGAAAAGTGGGTGTGGTAAACGGCTGTGGGGGGCGTGGCTTCATGGCTACATAGTGTGTGATGCTGGAGGTAAGCGACTGACCACTGCTCAGTGCAGAGATGGTAGTCGGAActaaccagccatgagcagctgctgtcacactgctgtttatcatgttaaCATTACCGTCGTTTATCTGTTAAGTCTGAATATATtatggatgtgcagagggcccagtatttgtatttgtatctgtatttgttgaggcagcaaaattgtatttgtattgaataaaattgaattaaagtGGTAtgaagcttaaaaatcctgttttgtttttcttacacatttaattttagaaaattaaagtgttacaataagtgttaatgaataaactaccttatgaaggaggtcccacaccaggtctcaaactggagtcttcCAGATCATAaacgactgcgctgactactgagctaaaaccatagactgtataaaaacatggacgtagttaccgtgacatcacccgttggtttctgaagagcggttttgaggctcaaagcgagccgctccagccgtcgccatcttggcagtgcgtgactctgcctaactcccagccaatcaaaaatgggcaaagaggcgggccgaatggctgaaacaagccacctagaAGCTGGTGGACCTGttactcaaagcagccatgtccttcattatacATAACTTTACAGTttgataaaatttaaacgggtgagttataaaaaaattcaccccccgtacagttgtcatgaaagaggaagttatctacagagaccaaaaccgttgtttgtaccaggctgtaaacatgtttatttctgctgtaaagttgggcattttaacatgggggtctatggggattgactcgcttttggagcctcaagtggccattcaaggaactgcagtttttggcacttccgcattggcttcatttttcagccccggaggttgccacTTGGCTAAAACTTTAgtcatcgcctcattgcagacagacctctacctatttatacacccataacaaagagacagcacaccatgtaatgtgtagggtAGAACTTCAAacgtgattattgctttgcacttttcatttattgcctatttttttacagcCTAACTTTGTAGAAAGGAGAaaaggaacaacaggttatggagagtccattGGGAGCACCtcgcatgtgtcagtagctcagttttatctctggggaacactcccaactccgggagtgatgtccaaatcaggaaatgtgcgtcatgtagcaggtggatgtttttttctttcttttagaaaacaaataatttttagaatatttgtatgaatatttgccgaataacgtatttgtattcggacaCACCCCTAGAATATAGCACAGTTAGTGATCAGCGgcctgtgtgttgtgttcactgcaTAGTCTGTATGTAAAGATGGACGTATCAAGGTGTTTtcagattacatttttacattaaataatacatgataagcttataaaatacaaaaattaataTTAAAGATTAAACAACTAGTTCCCAAACTGTTTGGTGTGTTACCGCTGTTTACAgctgtgtctctttgtcatgttaCAGATGTTTGAGTTGTTCGTAGTTCAAACTAATTAATAATTGTTCAAGTTACTATTAaaactttaagtaaatttagctgagaacacttctgtacttttacttagaTGTAGGATTTGTAtttataatggagtatttttacatcatggtattgctacttttactgaagtaaaggatctgaggacttcttccactactggagggggataataataataacaataataataataataacaataatgattgATTACATTTATATGGCACTTTATCTTGATACCAAAGCAGCTCACAGTGAAGGGGGGAAACTCACCTGAACACCATTATTGTGTAGTATTCACCTGGGTGATGCACGGCAGCCATTTTGCGCCAGAACGCTCACCACACATCAGCTtgaggtggagagggagggaatCATTGAGCCAGTTACACTGGGGGATGATTAGGTGGCCAGATGGAGAGAGCCAGGTTGGGACACCGGAGAGCCCCCGACTCTTTACAATAAGTACCATGGGATCTTTAATGATCACAATGAGTCAGGACTGTTTAACATCTCATCTGAAGGACGGACGGTAGACAAACTCTCAAGATTATATCTGTAGAAAAACAGGACCGGTGAACAGAAGAGGTGAGACATCACCTGTTGGTTGGCCAGGagcttccaaataaggagtgcagagAGTTGGCTttctggaaacacgccccgctacctcagacccaagctaacgctagcttaccGGGAACAccgagcgctgcacacttgggctaatgttagctacgttagctaaattgtgctaacagggcacaccaaagaaaatcttggttgacctaatcttcaactaatcgattagtcacgCGGGGGGGGGCTAActcaggttaggctaacccattgttgctagctttggagctaacctccttcacttttccatcatttggggaaacaacagacgtgactttttagcatttattaactgacacactgtagtctgtgctgtacatttactgccagactgacaacttactactaaccttttcctctgctccgctcgcatccaccgtcacttctccgcccctcgctctttcccgctcgctacacaaacatactccttaacggagccgcgcaaccagtggtttcccaggcaacgacagaggttgactcatgtaccggaacagcgctgcacagagactcccaaacgctattgatatcaaatattaaaaaaatatattttttggcttggcgggggttctcgttgtgtcattatggagaaacaaagattcagtaaacgttgagtacagttagactCAGCAGTCTccgttaggttgggcgagttcaaagttgtgaaaacaacgggggtgttttgaatacacccccgttgttttcacaggtaatttgttagtctgtccctcccaccacaggaaataatggattaatcctggaaagctgttgatgtggcacttttctccttatgaaaataacacagagaatttagtcggatgagagcatatcgaccaactaatcgaccagtcgaccagcagactacagccctactatCAGGCATCTCCAAGGTGTCCAGCTGACCACTTGTGTTCACACTTCGTTACTGCCTACGTCACTTCCACTAGAAGGTCAAAGGGCCTTTAAGAGCAGAGTTATTACGTCTGTCTGCCACCAGACAAGAGCTGTTCCAACTGTTGAGATTGACAGGACAAAGTCATTTCACGTTGGTGCTCTGTCACCAAAACAACCACCACATCCTGCATTAATGACGTATTTTCCTGTTACGTCTTTGTCGGGGACGCATCAGTGTTTACACTACAAAAGATACGTGGTCAAATGTGTCCCAGACCACCTCAGTAAGTGGTTTGAGTGATCGGATCACAATGTGTCTCGGTGGttgtttacacctgtatttagagctgtccgcTTGTGATCCaatcacccaagatgcattttaaaaccGAGTGTGAACAGCGTCTGACTCACAGCCCTGCCGACGCACGTTAACATGATAAGAGAAAAGTCAGggcacattttaaaacatacacGTCATAAAAGAAAGTGGTCTCAGTGGGTGAATGTTGGGATGCACTCGACAGACGATGGTACCCctgaagaaaaagtaaaagcacAAACCTTCAC includes:
- the LOC121908433 gene encoding prothymosin alpha-B-like is translated as MADTQVDSGSDISAKDLKEKKLVEEKENGKDAATNGKENDENGEPEVDDEEDEEVDEEDEEDDGEGDEEDEEDDEDDIEGGTKRAAEDDDDDDEDDVETKKQKTDDDD